Proteins from a single region of Canis aureus isolate CA01 chromosome 26, VMU_Caureus_v.1.0, whole genome shotgun sequence:
- the PLAGL2 gene encoding zinc finger protein PLAGL2 isoform X2 — MATHSAQKPHQCMYCDKMFHRKDHLRNHLQTHDPNKEALHCSECGKNYNTKLGYRRHLAMHAASSGDLSCKVCLQTFESTQALLEHLKAHSRRVAGGAKEKKHPCDHCDRRFYTRKDVRRHLVVHTGRKDFLCQYCAQRFGRKDHLTRHVKKSHSQELLKIKTEPVDMLGLLSCSSTVSVKEELSPVLCMASRDVMGAKAFPGMLPMGMYGAHIPTMPSTGMPHSLVHNTLPMGMSYPLESSPISSPAQLPPKYQLGSTSYLPDKLPKVEVDSFLAELPGSLSLSSAEPQPASPQPAAAAALLDEALLTKSPANLSEALCAANVDFSHLLGFLPLNLPPCNPPGATGGLVMGYSQAEAQPLLTTLQAQPQDSPGAGGPLNFGPLHSLPPVFTSGLSTTTLPRFHQAFQ; from the coding sequence TCACTGTTCTGAGTGCGGTAAGAATTACAATACGAAGCTAGGCTACCGGCGCCACCTGGCTATGCATGCCGCCAGCAGCGGTGACCTCAGCTGTAAGGTGTGCCTGCAGACCTTTGAGAGTACCCAGGCCCTACTAGAGCACCTGAAGGCCCACTCACGCCGAGTAGCAGGCGGTGCCAAGGAGAAGAAGCACCCCTGTGACCACTGTGACCGGCGGTTCTATACTCGAAAGGATGTGCGGCGGCACCTGGTGGTGCACACAGGCCGGAAGGACTTCCTATGCCAGTACTGTGCCCAGCGGTTTGGCCGCAAGGACCACCTGACACGTCACGTCAAGAAGAGCCACTCGCAGGAGCTGCTCAAAATCAAGACAGAGCCAGTGGACATGTTAGGCCTACTCAGCTGCAGCTCCACAGTCAGTGTGAAGGAAGAGCTGAGCCCTGTACTGTGCATGGCCTCTCGGGACGTGATGGGGGCCAAGGCCTTCCCTGGCATGTTGCCCATGGGCATGTATGGTGCCCACATCCCTACCATGCCCAGCACAGGCATGCCACACTCCCTGGTGCACAACACGCTGCCCATGGGTATGAGCTACCCTCTGGAATCCTCACCAATCTCTTCCCCAGCTCAGCTTCCTCCAAAATACCAGCTTGGATCTACCTCATACTTGCCTGACAAATTGCCCAAAGTGGAGGTGGATAGTTTTTTGGCGGAGCTTCCTGGAAGCCTGTCTCTCTCGTCCGCTGAACCCCAGCCCGCCTCACCTCAGCCGGCGGCAGCTGCGGCCCTCCTAGATGAAGCACTGCTCACCAAGAGCCCCGCCAACCTCTCTGAGGCCCTCTGCGCTGCTAATGTGGACTTCTCCCACTTACTGGGCTTTCTTCCACTCAATCTACCCCCATGTAACCCGCCCGGGGCCACAGGAGGCCTGGTCATGGGCTACTCCCAGGCCGAGGCACAGCCCTTGCTCACCACTTTGCAAGCTCAGCCTCAAGACTCCCCAGGAGCTGGGGGACCACTGAACTTTGGACCTCTGCACTCCTTGCCTCCTGTCTTCACCTCTGGCCTGAGCACCACCACCCTGCCTCGTTTCCACCAGGCATTCCAGTAG